The following proteins are co-located in the Haloarcula rubripromontorii genome:
- a CDS encoding pyruvoyl-dependent arginine decarboxylase, producing MSTIRVVWGTATGPTALAAYDAALAEAGVHNYNLISLSSVIPAEPTIEVTGSAPDLGPPGEALEVVQSSATVAPGERGAAGIGWARSEDGPGIFYEVDGTSEDAVRTEIREGLAAGRDLRDWEFVEENVYVESASDDAEYASAVVLATYGESHPVM from the coding sequence ATGAGTACCATTCGGGTCGTGTGGGGGACTGCGACCGGCCCGACCGCGCTGGCCGCGTACGACGCAGCACTCGCCGAGGCGGGCGTCCACAACTACAACCTCATCTCGCTGTCCTCTGTCATCCCTGCAGAGCCGACTATCGAGGTGACTGGGTCAGCACCGGATCTGGGACCGCCCGGCGAGGCGCTGGAGGTCGTCCAGTCTTCGGCGACCGTCGCACCGGGTGAACGCGGTGCGGCGGGCATCGGCTGGGCCCGGAGCGAGGACGGCCCGGGCATCTTCTACGAGGTCGACGGCACCAGCGAGGACGCGGTCCGGACGGAAATCCGCGAGGGGTTAGCCGCCGGCCGGGACCTCCGTGACTGGGAGTTCGTCGAGGAGAACGTCTACGTCGAGTCGGCGTCCGACGACGCCGAATACGCCAGTGCCGTCGTGCTCGCCACCTACGGCGAGAGCCACCCGGTGATGTGA
- a CDS encoding sugar ABC transporter substrate-binding protein — MQKNSKRTRRTFIKSAGVIGTAALAGCSGGSDSSTEDGSGGESSDGATTGTGSETMADEIVFYNAGSLEFDPGTEANIERFEEETGISVEVNEVPWSNLKTSLTTIWRNQDSTVDAFNGPTWWLADFVSSDWLEPLGLGSDHMGKFPSSLTDLVQFDGQTYMAPEFGKWGSYLYDQQYLNEQGFDAPPDTWDEVLSQGEQLSQGDKSGFAFTWSGKSVFSFKQFLYQAGGQLFNDSYEPVFVEEGTEVLEFFNGLRERGIIPDGMSSLGEGGIGDNFIAGQYATVESWTPLGSRAIDEWEEGRIGSAKPPKGPESRATFQDTNGISVSAFSERKDAAKEFARFMTTRASSKNNMLVEGNPAVVPEVYEDDEVQSEYPSWLLEDMRFNLENAQSETYMAQPQVDDYLNEQLTPALLGNKDPEAALNDAYSNIERLYQDIGLL; from the coding sequence ATGCAGAAGAATTCAAAACGCACTCGTCGAACGTTCATCAAAAGCGCCGGCGTCATCGGGACAGCGGCACTCGCCGGCTGCAGTGGCGGCTCCGATTCGAGCACGGAGGACGGCTCCGGCGGCGAAAGTTCGGACGGGGCCACGACCGGCACCGGCTCGGAGACGATGGCGGACGAAATCGTGTTCTACAACGCCGGGTCGCTGGAGTTCGACCCCGGAACGGAAGCCAACATCGAGCGGTTCGAGGAGGAGACCGGCATCTCCGTGGAGGTCAACGAGGTCCCCTGGAGCAACCTCAAGACCAGCCTGACGACCATCTGGCGGAATCAGGACAGCACTGTCGACGCGTTCAACGGACCGACCTGGTGGCTGGCGGACTTCGTCAGCTCCGACTGGCTCGAACCGCTCGGCCTCGGCAGCGACCACATGGGGAAGTTCCCCAGTTCGCTGACCGACCTCGTCCAGTTCGACGGCCAGACCTACATGGCCCCCGAGTTCGGGAAGTGGGGCAGCTACCTCTACGACCAGCAGTACCTGAACGAGCAGGGCTTCGACGCGCCGCCGGACACCTGGGACGAGGTGCTGAGCCAGGGCGAGCAGCTCTCACAGGGCGATAAGTCCGGGTTCGCGTTCACGTGGTCCGGCAAGTCCGTGTTCAGTTTCAAGCAGTTCCTTTACCAGGCCGGCGGCCAGCTGTTCAACGACAGCTACGAACCCGTGTTCGTCGAGGAGGGGACCGAAGTGCTGGAGTTCTTCAACGGGCTCCGCGAGCGTGGCATCATCCCGGACGGGATGTCCAGCCTCGGCGAGGGCGGCATCGGCGACAACTTCATCGCCGGCCAGTACGCGACCGTCGAGTCCTGGACACCGCTCGGGTCACGCGCCATCGACGAGTGGGAAGAGGGTCGCATCGGCAGCGCCAAGCCGCCGAAAGGGCCGGAGAGCCGCGCGACCTTCCAGGACACGAACGGTATCAGCGTCTCGGCGTTCTCCGAACGGAAGGACGCGGCCAAGGAGTTCGCCCGGTTCATGACGACCCGCGCGTCCTCCAAGAACAACATGCTCGTCGAGGGGAACCCGGCCGTCGTCCCGGAAGTGTACGAGGACGACGAGGTGCAAAGCGAGTACCCGTCCTGGCTGCTCGAGGACATGCGGTTCAACCTCGAAAACGCACAGAGCGAGACCTACATGGCACAGCCGCAGGTCGACGACTACCTGAACGAACAGCTCACGCCGGCGCTGCTCGGGAACAAGGACCCCGAGGCGGCACTCAACGACGCCTACAGCAACATCGAGCGCCTCTACCAGGACATCGGCCTGCTCTGA
- a CDS encoding NOB1 family endonuclease, which produces MYVLDSSAFINEYHTDEQIATIPLVREELEDEAAYRFDALEGSGMHLHIPEDNTVERIERAAGETGDLAELSETDIRLIAAAFELDSRLVTDDYAMQNVAEKLDVAVEVIAREGISEQREWLFQCAGCGREFDENRDRCPICGSSLSRKNPA; this is translated from the coding sequence ATGTACGTTCTCGATTCCTCGGCATTTATCAACGAGTACCACACCGACGAGCAGATAGCGACGATTCCGCTCGTCAGAGAGGAACTGGAAGACGAGGCTGCCTATCGCTTCGACGCCCTCGAAGGCTCGGGGATGCACCTTCACATTCCCGAGGACAACACCGTCGAGCGCATCGAGCGCGCCGCCGGTGAGACCGGTGATCTGGCGGAGCTCTCGGAGACCGATATCCGGCTGATCGCGGCCGCGTTCGAACTCGACAGCCGACTCGTCACCGACGATTACGCGATGCAAAACGTCGCGGAGAAACTCGACGTGGCGGTTGAAGTCATCGCCCGCGAAGGGATATCCGAACAGCGGGAGTGGCTGTTCCAGTGTGCCGGCTGCGGCCGTGAGTTCGACGAGAATCGCGACCGCTGTCCCATCTGTGGCAGCTCACTATCGCGGAAGAACCCGGCTTAG
- a CDS encoding CPBP family intramembrane glutamic endopeptidase: MDDTAANWGVLAAGLGLVVLVATETGVVGWMTPATAIGPVTARQVAVAGFVVAALVFSLVRHGALGRRQGGLGATGASVVATLATLIAFFGPEFRTGVEATVGIAVYLTVLAGGVTIALGWALSTGVPNNRLYTVARALSVATGIGLAGFLVGTVFAQFVVLGAAAGGLVSAAALEGGTVTGPTYITLTVGIGVGFVGFGAAVASRLDRTWADLDLRRPGLRDIGYSVGGVVVLMLALFGFSYLIQALGLEAARSSVEELAREDPSFLLVMVPLAFLTIAPSEEFIYRNLIQKYLYDDFGDLQAIVLTSAVFGVVHFGQYSTGTPTQTVLSLLLVFVLSTLLGLSYLKTENLLVPIFIHGAFNAIQFLTLYIEITGNPAI, from the coding sequence ATGGACGACACTGCCGCGAACTGGGGTGTGCTCGCTGCTGGCCTCGGTCTCGTCGTACTCGTCGCCACAGAAACCGGCGTCGTCGGCTGGATGACACCGGCGACGGCTATCGGCCCAGTCACCGCCCGACAGGTCGCTGTCGCCGGCTTCGTCGTCGCCGCGCTCGTCTTCTCACTTGTCCGTCACGGCGCACTCGGCCGCAGACAGGGCGGTCTGGGCGCGACAGGCGCGAGCGTCGTCGCAACCCTCGCGACGCTCATCGCGTTCTTCGGGCCAGAATTCCGTACTGGCGTCGAGGCCACCGTCGGCATCGCCGTGTACCTCACAGTGCTGGCCGGCGGCGTGACGATTGCGCTGGGCTGGGCGCTTTCGACCGGCGTGCCGAACAACCGACTGTACACGGTCGCCAGAGCGCTCTCGGTCGCAACGGGAATCGGACTGGCCGGCTTCCTCGTGGGTACGGTGTTCGCCCAGTTCGTCGTTCTCGGGGCCGCGGCGGGAGGGCTGGTCAGCGCCGCGGCGCTAGAAGGCGGGACTGTCACCGGACCCACGTACATCACGCTCACTGTCGGCATCGGCGTCGGCTTCGTCGGGTTCGGGGCGGCCGTCGCCAGCCGGCTAGACCGAACCTGGGCCGACCTTGACCTCCGTCGCCCCGGCCTCCGCGACATCGGCTACAGCGTCGGCGGCGTCGTCGTCCTTATGCTCGCGCTGTTTGGCTTCAGTTACCTCATTCAGGCGCTCGGGCTGGAAGCCGCTCGGAGCAGCGTCGAGGAGTTGGCCCGCGAGGACCCGTCGTTCCTGCTCGTGATGGTCCCGCTGGCGTTTCTCACTATCGCGCCAAGTGAGGAGTTTATTTACCGAAATCTCATCCAGAAGTATCTCTACGACGATTTCGGTGATCTGCAGGCGATTGTACTCACAAGTGCTGTTTTCGGCGTCGTTCACTTCGGACAGTACAGTACTGGGACGCCGACACAGACCGTCCTCTCGTTGCTGCTGGTGTTCGTCCTGTCGACACTGCTGGGCCTGAGCTACCTCAAGACCGAGAACCTGCTCGTGCCTATCTTTATTCACGGGGCGTTTAACGCTATCCAGTTTCTCACTTTGTACATCGAAATTACAGGAAATCCAGCAATCTGA
- a CDS encoding DUF5812 family protein, giving the protein MTAIEGTFLVTNADDASATLRNVADSQVLTLSGNPGIEAGEVVEGTVEPEPPMEVTYTLTEVAERRTIPVETVDLAPTAQTTEIAADQAPGELTTVERAGEGEVHVLTVPDDETAEAAADVVEDEATLSRAARLGVDRVEVRTTDGVVSVRYLPD; this is encoded by the coding sequence ATGACAGCAATCGAAGGAACATTTCTTGTCACAAACGCTGACGACGCGTCGGCGACGCTTCGGAACGTCGCGGACTCACAGGTGCTGACACTGTCGGGTAATCCCGGTATCGAAGCCGGCGAAGTAGTCGAGGGGACAGTCGAACCGGAGCCGCCGATGGAAGTCACGTACACCCTCACCGAAGTCGCTGAGCGGCGAACAATTCCCGTCGAGACGGTCGACCTCGCGCCGACGGCACAGACGACCGAAATCGCGGCCGACCAAGCACCGGGCGAGCTAACGACAGTCGAGCGCGCCGGCGAGGGCGAGGTACACGTTCTGACGGTTCCGGACGACGAGACAGCCGAGGCTGCGGCAGATGTCGTCGAGGACGAGGCCACCCTCTCACGAGCGGCCAGACTCGGCGTCGACCGCGTCGAAGTCCGGACGACTGACGGCGTTGTCAGCGTGCGCTACCTCCCGGACTGA
- a CDS encoding preprotein translocase subunit SecD, giving the protein MSTLKENWRVVALVSLLLLSAVALFIPGVPPGTSDTEGAGAANQTTNLQYGIQLSGGTRIQAPIVGATAEGVDVAPADEADLAQSMADRLGLDPIDVRVSNRTETVEVFSNNVTTSEVESALEAEGYQPNEVRPGVTRETRENMVSVINDKLRESALTGGSVQQVSSPGGRSFISVTAPDRGREELIGLLEERGVVRVYAVHDNTENGSYVREQVLSQGDFAGIGSAQRTETQGTHVPVTVKQSVAERYANDMVEAGFGSGSTCRRSDYDHDNLQNSQADCLVTTLNGEPVFVGGVDPGLGQSYQNGEFVNNPQFIMQTGNMSEATELELALKAGRLPAPLNFDNAESQTLSSALAQEFQQRSLLTGILAVIAVSLVVYLRYGRPEVALPMIVTALSEVFILLGFVAFVQYPLNLSHLAGFIAVIGTGVDDLIIIADEILQQGKVETGRVFQSRFRKAFWVIGAAAATTIVAMSPLMVLSLGDLSGFAIITIVGVLIGVLVTRPAYGDILRSLVLDED; this is encoded by the coding sequence ATGAGTACACTCAAGGAGAACTGGCGCGTTGTTGCGCTGGTCTCACTGTTGTTACTCAGCGCTGTCGCGCTATTCATCCCTGGTGTTCCGCCCGGGACATCGGATACTGAGGGGGCCGGGGCCGCCAACCAGACGACGAACCTCCAGTACGGCATTCAGCTCAGCGGTGGCACACGCATTCAGGCCCCAATCGTCGGTGCCACTGCTGAAGGGGTCGACGTTGCGCCCGCTGACGAAGCTGATCTTGCCCAATCTATGGCGGACCGTCTGGGCCTTGACCCGATAGACGTGCGCGTCTCGAATCGGACCGAAACCGTCGAGGTGTTCTCGAACAATGTCACCACCTCGGAGGTCGAGTCTGCACTCGAAGCAGAAGGGTACCAGCCGAACGAGGTGCGGCCCGGCGTGACACGAGAAACCCGGGAGAATATGGTATCGGTCATCAACGACAAACTACGCGAATCAGCGTTAACAGGGGGCTCCGTGCAGCAAGTCAGTTCGCCGGGCGGTCGGAGCTTCATCAGCGTCACGGCCCCGGACAGAGGGCGCGAGGAACTCATCGGTCTGCTTGAAGAGCGTGGCGTCGTCCGCGTGTACGCCGTCCACGACAACACCGAGAACGGCTCGTACGTCCGCGAGCAGGTCCTCTCACAGGGTGACTTCGCCGGTATCGGGTCGGCACAGCGAACCGAGACGCAGGGAACGCACGTTCCCGTAACGGTCAAACAGAGTGTGGCCGAGCGCTACGCGAACGACATGGTCGAGGCCGGCTTCGGTAGCGGGTCGACCTGCCGGCGCTCGGATTACGACCACGATAACCTCCAGAACTCGCAGGCGGACTGTCTGGTGACGACGCTGAACGGCGAGCCGGTGTTCGTCGGCGGCGTCGACCCGGGACTTGGCCAGTCCTACCAGAACGGTGAGTTCGTCAACAACCCGCAGTTCATTATGCAGACCGGCAATATGTCTGAAGCGACTGAGCTTGAGCTCGCGCTGAAGGCCGGCCGGCTGCCGGCTCCGCTCAACTTTGACAACGCCGAAAGCCAGACGCTTTCGTCTGCGCTCGCTCAGGAGTTCCAGCAGCGCTCCCTCCTGACGGGCATTCTCGCCGTCATCGCAGTGAGCCTGGTGGTGTATCTCCGGTACGGACGGCCCGAGGTCGCCCTGCCGATGATCGTCACGGCGCTGTCGGAGGTGTTCATCCTCCTCGGGTTCGTCGCCTTCGTCCAGTATCCGCTGAACCTCTCGCATCTGGCCGGGTTCATCGCGGTCATCGGGACGGGGGTGGACGACCTCATCATCATCGCCGACGAGATTCTCCAGCAGGGGAAAGTCGAGACCGGGCGCGTGTTCCAGAGCCGCTTCCGCAAGGCGTTCTGGGTCATCGGCGCGGCCGCGGCGACGACCATCGTCGCCATGAGCCCGCTGATGGTCCTCTCGCTCGGTGACCTCTCCGGGTTCGCCATCATTACCATCGTGGGCGTCCTCATCGGTGTGCTCGTGACACGGCCGGCCTACGGTGATATCCTTCGGAGTCTCGTGCTGGACGAGGACTGA
- a CDS encoding DUF5811 family protein has translation MYGNTSFGGEPEEVTLTAEQREELRRDLSSVAARTRELLPGEFVVGSEISNSTTGPRATIAVQPPVGSVVSADYTPEDPESASISDAERDDLAQGIAASAALQVKQVMGDDTSPTAQ, from the coding sequence ATGTACGGCAATACGTCGTTTGGTGGGGAACCGGAAGAAGTAACGCTGACGGCGGAACAGCGCGAGGAACTCCGTCGGGACCTCTCGAGTGTCGCCGCCCGGACCCGCGAACTCCTGCCCGGTGAGTTCGTCGTCGGCTCCGAAATCAGCAACAGCACGACGGGCCCGCGGGCCACAATCGCGGTCCAGCCCCCGGTCGGGTCGGTCGTCAGCGCCGACTACACGCCCGAGGACCCGGAAAGCGCGAGCATCTCCGACGCCGAGCGCGACGACCTCGCCCAGGGCATCGCCGCCTCCGCCGCACTGCAGGTCAAGCAAGTGATGGGCGACGACACGTCGCCGACAGCACAGTAG
- the infB gene encoding translation initiation factor IF-2, which yields MSDTDPTTATDDTLRTPIVAVLGHVDHGKTSLLDKIRGSAVTAGESGAITQHIGATAVPLDVISEIAGDLVDPTDFDLPGLLFIDTPGHHSFSTLRSRGGALADIAILVVDVNDGFQPQTLEAIDILKRTQTPFIVAANKIDTVPGWNPNEGQPVQQTMDAQSDRVQSDLNEKLYEIIGELSDNGFSADMYWRVQNFQANIGVVPVSAETSEGIPDLLTVMMGLSQRYMKEEMEIDTTGPGVGTVLEVKDTQGFGTTLDAIIYDGTIRNDDTIVVGGLQGPIVTDVRALLRPRPLEEIRTEQEFEQVEQVAAADGVKIAAPDLDDAMAGAPIRVIRDRDRSEVIAEVEQELAEIEVTTQEEGVVIKADTLGSLEALSSTLEEEEIPVMRAEVGAVAPRDVRVAETAGEPTNQAILAFSVEVLDDARDLAEQEDVELFEDDVIYQLVESYDDHVTAIEEAQQEQILENITRPAKFRILQDHTFRQSDPAVVGVEILSGELRRNVNVVRWDNGEANRVGTLKTIQDEGEDVDSARAGERMAVSIQGPTVGRQIEEGDDLWVEIPEKHAKILEQELKEDISVDEREALSMYLEKHRNRDPFWGK from the coding sequence ATGTCTGACACGGACCCCACCACAGCCACCGACGACACCCTGCGGACGCCCATCGTCGCCGTTCTGGGCCACGTCGACCACGGGAAGACGAGCCTGCTCGACAAGATCCGCGGTTCGGCCGTCACCGCCGGCGAATCGGGCGCGATCACACAGCACATCGGCGCAACAGCCGTCCCGCTGGACGTGATTTCCGAGATCGCCGGTGATCTGGTCGACCCGACGGACTTCGACCTGCCCGGCCTGCTGTTCATCGACACGCCAGGCCACCACTCCTTCTCGACGCTTCGCTCCCGTGGTGGCGCACTCGCCGATATCGCCATCCTGGTCGTCGACGTCAACGACGGCTTCCAGCCCCAGACGCTGGAGGCCATCGACATCCTCAAGCGAACCCAGACGCCGTTCATTGTCGCCGCGAACAAGATTGACACCGTCCCCGGCTGGAACCCCAACGAGGGCCAACCGGTCCAGCAGACGATGGACGCCCAGTCCGACCGCGTCCAGTCAGACCTGAACGAGAAACTGTACGAGATTATCGGCGAACTCTCGGACAACGGCTTCTCCGCAGATATGTACTGGCGGGTCCAGAACTTCCAGGCCAACATCGGCGTCGTGCCGGTGTCGGCTGAAACCAGTGAGGGCATCCCCGACCTGCTGACGGTGATGATGGGGCTGTCCCAGCGGTACATGAAAGAAGAGATGGAGATCGACACCACCGGCCCCGGTGTCGGGACCGTCCTCGAAGTGAAAGACACCCAGGGATTTGGAACGACGCTCGACGCCATCATCTACGACGGGACCATCCGCAACGACGACACCATCGTCGTCGGCGGACTCCAGGGACCAATTGTCACTGATGTGCGCGCCCTGCTCCGTCCGCGCCCGCTCGAAGAGATTCGGACCGAACAGGAGTTCGAACAGGTCGAGCAGGTCGCGGCCGCCGACGGTGTCAAGATCGCCGCGCCGGACCTCGACGACGCGATGGCCGGCGCGCCGATCCGCGTCATCCGCGACCGCGACCGCAGCGAGGTCATCGCCGAGGTGGAGCAAGAACTCGCCGAGATCGAGGTCACGACACAGGAAGAAGGGGTCGTCATCAAGGCCGACACGCTCGGCTCGCTGGAAGCCCTCTCCAGCACGCTCGAAGAGGAGGAGATTCCGGTCATGCGCGCCGAGGTCGGCGCAGTGGCACCACGAGACGTGCGGGTCGCCGAGACAGCCGGCGAACCGACGAACCAGGCGATTCTGGCGTTCAGCGTCGAGGTGCTCGACGATGCCCGGGACCTCGCCGAGCAGGAGGACGTGGAACTGTTCGAAGACGACGTCATCTACCAGCTCGTCGAGTCCTACGACGACCACGTCACCGCCATCGAGGAGGCCCAGCAAGAGCAGATTCTGGAGAACATCACTCGTCCCGCGAAGTTCCGGATTCTGCAAGACCACACCTTCCGCCAGTCCGACCCCGCTGTCGTCGGCGTCGAAATCCTCTCCGGTGAACTCCGGCGGAATGTCAACGTCGTCAGATGGGACAACGGCGAGGCAAACCGCGTCGGGACCCTCAAGACGATTCAGGACGAGGGCGAAGATGTCGATTCGGCCCGCGCCGGCGAGCGCATGGCCGTCTCGATTCAGGGGCCGACCGTCGGCCGCCAGATAGAGGAAGGCGACGACCTCTGGGTCGAAATCCCCGAAAAGCACGCGAAGATTCTCGAACAGGAACTCAAGGAGGATATCTCCGTCGACGAACGCGAGGCGCTGTCGATGTATCTGGAGAAACACCGGAACCGCGACCCCTTCTGGGGGAAGTAA
- a CDS encoding PRC-barrel domain-containing protein, which produces MAAILAENLSGKDVMGTDGAEIGSLYNITMDFSSGALHNLVIDPAESLRNTNFEYSDQGRLLVPVERVKAVKDHMIVKR; this is translated from the coding sequence ATGGCCGCGATACTTGCGGAAAACCTGTCGGGCAAAGACGTGATGGGGACTGACGGCGCGGAAATCGGCAGTCTCTACAACATCACGATGGACTTCTCCTCGGGCGCGCTACACAACCTCGTTATCGACCCCGCGGAGTCGCTCCGCAACACGAACTTCGAGTACAGTGACCAGGGCCGCCTGCTTGTCCCGGTTGAGCGGGTCAAGGCGGTGAAAGACCACATGATTGTCAAACGGTAG
- a CDS encoding outer membrane protein assembly factor BamB family protein, which produces MTERARTRRAFLGTLAATTAGSIAGCQSQFNPLASTALDEHAAAQFRQGPLNQGYQDISVPGAVERAWELPTNRGDHTAAKGSPALAPTGDLILADDTGRVRAIAPDGGVQWATTVTQATRGSHGTPAIANDTVYIGAYDGALSALDLETGRRRWRTELGDAIGASPTYYNGSLYVAVEHAAPSGSVVAVNAATGDVQWRDSRPTDHPHSTVALDREHGRLLFGSNDGYCYAWSFPALERVWRYDTGGDVKAPVAVADGTAIVPSWAATVTAVDVTDGSELWTFEADADVMCAPAVHDGTVYVGSHDDRVYAIDLDSGAEQWRYDTGGWIIGSTVATREHVLVGSYDGRLYALDRDSGTVSWAVESRGHVTSAPLVTADGIYYAERAVEGDPDRPGMCYRLVPA; this is translated from the coding sequence GTGACAGAGCGCGCACGGACGCGGCGGGCGTTTCTGGGGACGCTCGCGGCGACGACGGCCGGGTCGATTGCGGGGTGCCAGTCACAGTTCAATCCGCTCGCATCGACGGCGCTTGACGAACACGCTGCTGCGCAGTTCCGGCAGGGGCCCCTGAACCAGGGGTATCAGGACATTTCAGTCCCCGGTGCCGTCGAGCGGGCCTGGGAGTTGCCGACCAACCGCGGGGACCACACCGCCGCGAAAGGCAGCCCCGCGCTGGCTCCGACTGGTGACCTGATTCTGGCCGATGACACCGGCCGCGTGCGGGCCATCGCACCGGACGGCGGGGTCCAGTGGGCGACGACGGTCACGCAGGCAACGCGTGGAAGCCACGGCACGCCGGCCATCGCCAACGACACCGTCTACATTGGCGCCTACGACGGCGCGCTGTCGGCGCTGGACCTCGAAACCGGACGGCGGCGCTGGCGGACGGAGCTGGGTGATGCTATCGGCGCGAGTCCGACATACTACAACGGGTCGCTGTACGTCGCTGTCGAACACGCCGCACCGAGCGGGAGCGTCGTCGCCGTCAACGCCGCGACCGGGGACGTGCAGTGGCGCGACAGTCGGCCGACCGACCACCCACACTCGACGGTGGCGCTGGACCGCGAACACGGTCGCTTGCTGTTTGGCTCCAACGACGGCTACTGCTACGCGTGGTCGTTTCCAGCCCTCGAACGGGTCTGGCGGTACGACACTGGCGGCGATGTCAAAGCCCCTGTCGCCGTCGCTGACGGGACCGCTATCGTCCCGTCGTGGGCAGCGACCGTTACCGCCGTCGATGTGACCGACGGCTCGGAACTGTGGACCTTCGAGGCCGACGCCGACGTGATGTGCGCGCCGGCAGTCCACGACGGCACCGTCTACGTCGGCAGCCACGACGACCGGGTGTACGCAATCGACCTCGACAGCGGCGCGGAGCAGTGGCGGTACGACACCGGCGGGTGGATTATCGGGAGCACCGTCGCCACCCGCGAGCACGTCCTCGTCGGGTCCTACGACGGGCGACTGTACGCGCTAGACAGGGACTCGGGGACGGTGTCCTGGGCCGTCGAGAGCCGCGGGCACGTGACGAGTGCGCCGCTGGTGACCGCTGATGGCATCTACTACGCGGAGCGTGCCGTCGAGGGCGACCCGGACCGCCCGGGGATGTGCTACAGACTCGTCCCGGCGTAG
- the secF gene encoding protein translocase subunit SecF encodes MFEFEVPEVDYTQYSNRQLVAVPLVVLGLALAVLGGWYLVTGAPVSPSIDFTGGSELTVESSLSQAELRDNTFDEPVVSVQQVEGENRYIITFDSSNLEPIEETARSSDQMEFLGSGTTSPIFGQENQRLAVVGIGVAFLGMSLLVFAMFRSIVPSIAVVLSAFSDLVIPLAVMNLLGIKLSLGTVAALLMLIGYSVDSDILLNNHVLRRSGGFYESTYRAMRTGVTMTLTSMAAMAVMAISATIFGIELMASIGFVLVVGLAADLMNTYMLNVTLLRWYKYEGVKR; translated from the coding sequence ATGTTCGAGTTCGAGGTCCCGGAAGTCGATTACACCCAGTACTCGAACCGCCAACTGGTGGCGGTTCCGCTGGTAGTGCTCGGTCTGGCACTTGCGGTGCTCGGTGGCTGGTATCTGGTCACCGGTGCGCCGGTCTCTCCGAGCATCGACTTCACGGGCGGTTCGGAACTCACCGTCGAGTCGTCTCTCTCACAGGCGGAACTCAGGGACAATACGTTCGACGAGCCCGTGGTTTCTGTCCAACAGGTCGAAGGTGAGAACCGCTACATTATCACGTTCGATTCGTCGAATCTGGAGCCTATCGAGGAAACCGCGCGGTCGAGCGACCAGATGGAGTTCCTCGGTAGCGGAACGACCTCACCGATATTCGGGCAGGAGAACCAGCGGCTCGCGGTCGTCGGCATCGGTGTCGCCTTCCTCGGGATGAGCTTGCTTGTCTTTGCGATGTTCCGGTCGATCGTGCCGAGCATCGCGGTTGTCCTTTCGGCGTTTTCCGACCTTGTCATCCCGCTCGCGGTGATGAACCTGCTGGGAATCAAGCTTTCCCTGGGAACCGTCGCCGCGCTGCTGATGCTCATCGGTTACAGCGTCGACTCAGATATTCTGCTGAACAACCACGTCCTCCGGCGGTCCGGCGGGTTCTACGAGTCGACGTACCGCGCGATGCGGACCGGTGTGACGATGACGCTGACTTCGATGGCGGCAATGGCGGTGATGGCGATTTCGGCGACGATATTCGGTATCGAACTGATGGCCTCTATCGGGTTCGTTCTCGTCGTGGGACTGGCTGCTGACCTGATGAACACCTACATGCTCAACGTCACGTTGCTTCGCTGGTACAAGTACGAGGGGGTCAAACGATGA
- a CDS encoding plastocyanin/azurin family copper-binding protein: MDQNRRQFLGALTAVVTGTIAGCSGGDSEDPSPTETATATQVPTRTATATSADSVTTPTETATPTDTLTETETPTATPTPTETPVDADQEVAVAPGDFVFDPETFEIPVGSTVLWVWEGGGHNVKPTATPEDSDWSGTPGDGTYSSGYQYAHTFAVPGEYEYHCVPHQSLGMTGSFTVTE, translated from the coding sequence ATGGACCAGAACAGGCGTCAGTTTCTCGGCGCGCTCACAGCCGTCGTTACCGGGACTATCGCGGGCTGCAGTGGTGGCGACAGCGAAGATCCGTCACCAACGGAGACAGCCACCGCTACGCAGGTACCGACCCGTACTGCGACGGCAACATCGGCTGATTCGGTTACGACACCGACGGAGACCGCCACTCCAACGGACACACTGACTGAGACGGAGACACCAACTGCCACACCGACACCGACCGAGACGCCGGTCGACGCCGACCAGGAAGTCGCCGTCGCGCCGGGCGATTTCGTCTTCGACCCGGAAACCTTCGAAATCCCGGTCGGAAGCACCGTGCTGTGGGTCTGGGAGGGCGGCGGCCACAACGTCAAACCGACCGCGACGCCGGAAGATAGCGACTGGTCCGGGACGCCCGGCGATGGGACATATTCCAGCGGTTACCAGTACGCCCACACCTTCGCGGTCCCCGGCGAGTACGAGTACCACTGTGTCCCCCACCAGAGCCTCGGGATGACGGGGTCGTTCACTGTAACAGAGTAA